Proteins from a single region of Amycolatopsis sp. CA-230715:
- a CDS encoding TadE/TadG family type IV pilus assembly protein produces MTGRAPKEPTVWVRRWWAAERGSVTAEAVLVTPLLVMLLLFVAVVVHRGVDARLRLDDAAHQAARAATLHRSTTTATSAARDTARAALARAGLVCRDVTTTMSGTLVPAGAVTVRVRCTVDFGQALLLGVPGGKTLDATASEVVDAYRSSHQGAGA; encoded by the coding sequence GTGACCGGGCGCGCGCCGAAGGAGCCCACGGTCTGGGTGCGGCGGTGGTGGGCTGCCGAGCGCGGCTCGGTGACCGCCGAGGCCGTGCTGGTGACCCCGCTGCTGGTGATGCTGCTGCTGTTCGTGGCCGTGGTTGTGCATCGCGGCGTCGACGCCCGGTTGCGGCTCGACGACGCCGCGCACCAGGCCGCCCGCGCCGCCACCCTGCACCGCAGCACCACCACCGCCACCAGCGCCGCTCGCGACACCGCCCGCGCCGCGCTCGCGCGGGCCGGGCTGGTGTGCCGGGACGTCACCACCACGATGTCCGGCACCCTGGTGCCCGCCGGGGCGGTGACCGTGCGGGTGCGGTGCACCGTCGACTTCGGCCAGGCACTGCTGCTCGGCGTCCCCGGCGGGAAGACCTTGGACGCGACCGCCAGCGAAGTGGTCGACGCCTACCGGTCCTCACATCAGGGCGCGGGTGCCTGA
- a CDS encoding M50 family metallopeptidase, giving the protein MTAPQTQDSPVAYEDSLTAWHEAGHAVVYLLQGRSLRYVTLRPRTAGRAGFTAVRPRRVDPSALAVVAHAGPLAQARHVLDTTSTVERRREDITAEDVRLDAYLHGGHDDLAVIAEARRAYGLPTRQPDLWAGIAQDLIDRYWTEIGRVATGLLEHRTVTGAQLRACVPGHWLAR; this is encoded by the coding sequence GTGACCGCGCCGCAGACGCAGGACTCGCCCGTGGCCTACGAGGATTCGCTGACCGCCTGGCACGAGGCCGGACACGCGGTCGTCTACCTGCTGCAGGGCCGCTCGCTGCGCTACGTCACGCTGCGGCCTCGCACCGCCGGTCGGGCCGGGTTCACCGCGGTCCGGCCCCGCCGGGTCGATCCGTCCGCGCTGGCGGTCGTCGCGCACGCCGGACCGCTCGCCCAGGCTCGGCATGTCCTCGACACCACGAGCACGGTCGAGCGGCGCCGCGAGGACATCACGGCCGAGGATGTCCGGCTTGACGCTTACCTTCACGGCGGCCACGACGACCTGGCCGTGATCGCCGAAGCCCGCCGCGCCTACGGCCTCCCCACCCGCCAGCCCGACCTGTGGGCGGGCATCGCGCAGGATCTGATCGACCGGTACTGGACCGAGATCGGCCGTGTCGCCACCGGGTTGCTCGAGCACCGGACGGTGACCGGTGCCCAGCTCCGTGCCTGCGTCCCGGGGCACTGGCTCGCGCGCTGA